In Gossypium arboreum isolate Shixiya-1 chromosome 5, ASM2569848v2, whole genome shotgun sequence, a single genomic region encodes these proteins:
- the LOC108470396 gene encoding formin-like protein 6 isoform X2, protein MGLFRKLFFRKPPDGLLEISERVYVFDCCFSTDIREEKEYRVYIENIVCKLRDHFTDASFMVFNFREGEYQSQIASILSEYDMTVMDYPRQYEGCPLLTTELIHHFLKSSENWFSLGQQNIILMHSERGGLPVLAFMLTALLLNRKQYSGEQKTLEMIYKQAPRELLHLTSSLNPLPSQLRYLQYVSRRNVDSEWPPSDKALTLDCIILRCIPNMDGEGGCRPIFRIYGQDPFMAADRTPKVLFSTPKNSKFVQYYKQADCELVKINIRCHVVGDVVLECISLDSNLERELMVFRIMFNTAFIRSNILMLNRDEIDILWNTKDQFPKDFNAEVIFSDIDVATSAISIDFPGFEEKNGLSIDDFAKVQEIFSRVDYTDVANMLQENLETGCPKSREIASVLHDDKVEEKSNSEAPAHVTTSPTSDALEKQSICSFQLSDANSTRTKFEPEEIQVVPQMATQHTPSAVPSLDSSSTEGKTESQELQVAPQEAELTNSSRRNVEIQEIQVSSQQPAQSTSTFTPVLDVNSIRKKTEPQELQVAVQRPAQPKIISQRGPQSSISSPVSYCNSLPGSPAAISRYRSPLSALGITALLHDHDASESEDHSHPVASPLSFSSVSSPLSNTPKHLQLTRAIASPGQSSFVPPPPPPLPSFSGASPAYQPSPSLEVSPPSVKSSFQSPPYPPTPLHSFSRASPSPLVKNSLQSLPPSLSASLAPKVENLCQSPPPPPPLPPSSATSPSSSVKNSFSAPPPPPPLPPFSAISPSSTVNNSSSASPPPPPLPNVASSTTCPNSCSPQIRTSGPPPPPAPPPQSASISDTTSKSSVPRPPPPPPPSLAAKGPSSNNSAHVPPVPPPPAPCAKGLSKAGDTSPQLHSVSNGNIPSIPGPPSAAPLNLKGRAISRIGPKSLAQPRKANLKPYHWLKLTRAMQGSLWAEAQKPEEASKAPEIDMSELESLFSAAAPNSDNGSRDGKSNRGASGRKPEKVQLIELRRAYNCEIMLTKVKIPLPDLTSSVLTLDDTTLDSDQLENLIKFCPTKEETELLKGYNGDKEKLGKCEQFFLELIKVPRVESKLRVFLFKIQFSSQVSDLRNGLNIINSTAEEVRNSVKLKRIMQTILYLGNALNKGTARGSAVGFRLDSLLKLTETRARNNKMTLMHYLCKVLNEKSPELLEFTKDLVTLEASTKIQLKCLAEEMQAISKGLEKVVQELTASENDGPVCETFCWTLKEFLGFAESEVRSLALLYSSVGRNADALALYFGEDPARCPFEQVVSTLLNFVRMFVRAHEENCKQLELEKTKAQKEAENEKLKVSTPTKKSEHLK, encoded by the exons ATGGGGTTGTTTAGGAAGCTCTTTTTTAGAAAGCCGCCTGATGGACTTTTGGAGATCTCTGAAAGGGTTTACG TTTTTGATTGCTGCTTTTCCACGGACATACGGGAAGAAAAGGAATATAGAGTCTATATTGAAAACATAGTGTGTAAACTCCGTGATCATTTTACTGATGCTTCATTCATGGTGTTCAATTTCCGAGAAGGAGAGTACCAAAGCCAAATTGCTAGCATATTGTCCGAGTACGATATGACCGTAATGGACTATCCTCGTCAATATGAAGGTTGCCCATTACTCACCACGGAGCTGATCCATCATTTCCTGAAATCAAGTGAAAACTGGTTCTCACTAGGGCAACAAAATATAATCTTAATGCATAGTGAACGAGGTGGGTTGCCAGTTTTGGCGTTTATGCTTACTGCTCTTTTACTAAATCGAAAGCAGTACTCCGGGGAGCAGAAAACATTAGAAATGATCTATAAGCAAGCACCTCGTGAGCTTTTGCATTTGACATCTTCCCTGAATCCACTACCCTCCCAACTAAGGTACCTCCAGTATGTCTCTCGGAGAAATGTGGACTCAGAATGGCCTCCATCAGATAAGGCACTTACATTGGACTGTATTATTCTAAGATGTATCCCTAATATGGATGGTGAGGGGGGCTGCCGTCCGATATTTAGGATATATGGACAGGATCCTTTTATGGCTGCTGATAGGACCCCCAAAGTTCTGTTCTCTACGCCAAAGAATAGTAAATTTGTTCAGTATTACAAACAA GCGGACTGTGAACTAGTTAAAATCAACATCCGTTGCCATGTTGTGGGTGATGTTGTGCTTGAATGTATTAGTTTGGATAGCAATCTGGAGCGGGAATTAATGGTGTTCAGGATCATGTTCAATACAGCCTTTATAAGATCAAACATTTTGATGCTTAACCGTGATGAAATTGACATCTTATGGAATACTAAGGACCAATTTCCAAAGGACTTCAATGCAGAG GTCATTTTCTCAGATATAGATGTTGCAACTTCTGCTATTTCAATTGATTTTCCGGGTTTTGAGGAGAAAAATGGCCTTTCCATTGATGATTTTgcaaaagttcaagaaattttcaGCAGAGTTGATTATACAGATGTAGCAAATATGCTACAAGAAAATTTGGAGACAGGTTGTCCCAAGAGTAGGGAAATAGCCAGTGTCTTGCATGACGATAAAGTCGAGGAGAAATCTAACTCGGAGGCACCAGCACACGTTACTACAAGTCCAACATCCGATGCTTTGGAGAAACAATCTATATGCTCTTTTCAATTATCAGATGCAAATTCAACTAGAACGAAGTTTGAACCAGAAGAAATCCAGGTTGTTCCTCAAATGGCTACACAGCATACACCCTCTGCTGTGCCTTCTTTAGATTCAAGCTCAACTGAAGGGAAAACCGAATCACAAGAACTTCAAGTTGCTCCACAAGAAGCAGAACTTACCAATTCAAGTAGAAGGAATGTTGAAATTCAAGAAATTCAAGTTTCTTCACAACAACCTGCACAATCTACATCGACTTTCACTCCTGTCCTGGATGTAAATTCAATCAGAAAGAAAACTGAACCCCAAGAACTTCAGGTTGCCGTGCAAAGGCCTGCACAACCTAAGATTATATCCCAGCGAGGACCTCAGTCTTCAATCTCTTCTCCAGTTTCATATTGCAATTCCTTGCCAGGTTCACCTGCTGCAATATCAAGATACCGTAGTCCACTTTCAGCACTTGGCATTACAGCTCTATTGCATGATCATGATGCATCTGAAAGTGAAGATCATAGTCATCCTGTGGCATCACCTTTATCTTTCTCATCAGTTTCAAGTCCTTTATCAAATACACCTAAGCATCTGCAACTTACTCGTGCAATTGCTTCACCTGGTCAGTCATCATTtgttcctcctcctcctcctccattGCCCTCTTTTTCAGGAGCATCTCCTGCTTATCAACCCTCTCCTTCTCTGGAGGTATCTCCTCCTTCAGTGAAGAGTTCATTCCAGTCTCCCCCCTATCCTCCCACTCCTCTACATTCCTTTTCTAGAGCATCTCCATCTCCCTTGGTTAAGAATTCACTTCAATCTCTTCCTCCCTCCTTGAGTGCATCTTTAGCTCCCAAAGTCGAGAACTTGTGCCAGTCTCCCCCTCCCCCACCACCACTCCCTCCATCCTCAGCTACATCTCCATCTTCTTCTGTAAAGAATTCGTTTTCAGCTCCCCCTCCCCCTCCCCCACTCCCTCCATTCTCAGCTATATCTCCATCTTCTACCGTAAATAATTCATCTTCAGCTTCCCCTCCTCCTCCACCACTCCCTAACGTGGCTTCCTCAACCACCTGCCCCAATTCATGTTCACCACAGATTCGGACATCTGGACCTCCTCCACCACCTGCACCTCCCCCACAGTCTGCATCTATCTCAGATACTACTAGTAAATCCTCAGTGCCACGGCCACCACCACCTCCTCCTCCTAGTCTTGCTGCGAAGGGTCCTTCATCAAATAACTCTGCTCATGTTCCACCTGTGCCACCTCCTCCAGCTCCTTGTGCCAAAGGATTATCTAAAGCAGGTGACACCTCTCCACAGTTACATTCAGTAAGCAATGGCAATATACCTTCAATTCCAGGACCACCTTCTGCTGCTCCTTTGAATTTGAAGGGACGGGCCATATCACGCATAGGTCCTAAAAGTCTGGCTCAACCTAGAAAAGCCAACTTGAAGCCATATCATTGGTTGAAGTTGACGAGGGCGATGCAAGGAAGCTTATGGGCTGAGGCACAAAAACCTGAAGAAGCTTCCAA GGCTCCGGAAATTGACATGTCAGAACTTGAGAGTCTTTTCTCTGCAGCCGCACCTAATTCAGATAATGGTAGCAGGGATGGGAAATCAAATCGAGGTGCTTCAGGCCGTAAACCTGAGAAAGTCCAGCTG ATTGAGCTTAGGCGGGCATATAATTGTGAAATCATGCTCACAAAAGTCAAAATTCCTTTGCCTGATTTGACG AGTTCGGTACTTACCTTGGATGATACAACATTAGATTCCGATCAGCTTGAGAACCTTATTAAGTTTTGTCCTACTAAAGAAGAGACTGAATTACTCAAG GGTTATAATGGAGATAAAGAGAAGTTGGGAAAATGTGAACAA TTTTTCCTAGAATTGATAAAAGTGCCACGAGTAGAGTCAAAGCTAAGAGTTTTCTTATTCAAGATACAATTTTCGTCCCAG GTTTCTGACCTTAGAAATGGTTTGAATATCATAAACTCTACAGCTGAAGAG GTGAGGAATTCGGTCAAATTGAAAAGGATCATGCAAACTATTCTTTATCTGGGAAATGCATTGAACAAGGGCACTGCAAGGG GTTCTGCTGTTGGTTTTCGATTGGATAGTCTCCTGAAACTCACTGAGACACGAGCTCGGAACAACAAGATGACTCTCATGCATTATCTTTGCAAG GTCCTGAATGAAAAGTCGCCAGAATTACTAGAATTTACGAAAGACCTTGTAACTTTGGAAGCTTCAACGAAG ATACAATTGAAATGTTTAGCAGAGGAGATGCAAGCCATTAGTAAAGGATTGGAGAAAGTTGTACAAGAACTGACTGCCTCAGAAAATGATGGGCCAGTGTGTGAAACATTTTGCTGG ACTTTAAAGGAGTTCCTTGGTTTTGCTGAAAGTGAAGTCAGGTCTTTGGCTTTGCTTTATTCTAGTGTG GGTAGAAATGCAGATGCCTTGGCTCTTTATTTTGGAGAAGATCCGGCACGGTGCCCATTTGAGCAAG TTGTGTCCACTCTGCTCAATTTTGTGAGGATGTTTGTCCGAGCACACGAGGAAAACTGCAAGCAGCTTGAATTGGAAAAGACGAAAGCACAGAAAGAGGCAGAAAATGAGAAGCTGAAAGTTAGTACTCCGACAAAGAAGTCTGAACACTTGAAATGA
- the LOC108470396 gene encoding formin-like protein 6 isoform X1: MGLFRKLFFRKPPDGLLEISERVYVFDCCFSTDIREEKEYRVYIENIVCKLRDHFTDASFMVFNFREGEYQSQIASILSEYDMTVMDYPRQYEGCPLLTTELIHHFLKSSENWFSLGQQNIILMHSERGGLPVLAFMLTALLLNRKQYSGEQKTLEMIYKQAPRELLHLTSSLNPLPSQLRYLQYVSRRNVDSEWPPSDKALTLDCIILRCIPNMDGEGGCRPIFRIYGQDPFMAADRTPKVLFSTPKNSKFVQYYKQADCELVKINIRCHVVGDVVLECISLDSNLERELMVFRIMFNTAFIRSNILMLNRDEIDILWNTKDQFPKDFNAEVIFSDIDVATSAISIDFPGFEEKNGLSIDDFAKVQEIFSRVDYTDVANMLQENLETGCPKSREIASVLHDDKVEEKSNSEAPAHVTTSPTSDALEKQSICSFQLSDANSTRTKFEPEEIQVVPQMATQHTPSAVPSLDSSSTEGKTESQELQVAPQEAELTNSSRRNVEIQEIQVSSQQPAQSTSTFTPVLDVNSIRKKTEPQELQVAVQRPAQPKIISQRGPQSSISSPVSYCNSLPGSPAAISRYRSPLSALGITALLHDHDASESEDHSHPVASPLSFSSVSSPLSNTPKHLQLTRAIASPGQSSFVPPPPPPLPSFSGASPAYQPSPSLEVSPPSVKSSFQSPPYPPTPLHSFSRASPSPLVKNSLQSLPPSLSASLAPKVENLCQSPPPPPPLPPSSATSPSSSVKNSFSAPPPPPPLPPFSAISPSSTVNNSSSASPPPPPLPNVASSTTCPNSCSPQIRTSGPPPPPAPPPQSASISDTTSKSSVPRPPPPPPPSLAAKGPSSNNSAHVPPVPPPPAPCAKGLSKAGDTSPQLHSVSNGNIPSIPGPPSAAPLNLKGRAISRIGPKSLAQPRKANLKPYHWLKLTRAMQGSLWAEAQKPEEASKAPEIDMSELESLFSAAAPNSDNGSRDGKSNRGASGRKPEKVQLIELRRAYNCEIMLTKVKIPLPDLTSSVLTLDDTTLDSDQLENLIKFCPTKEETELLKGYNGDKEKLGKCEQFFLELIKVPRVESKLRVFLFKIQFSSQVSDLRNGLNIINSTAEEVRNSVKLKRIMQTILYLGNALNKGTARGSAVGFRLDSLLKLTETRARNNKMTLMHYLCKVLNEKSPELLEFTKDLVTLEASTKIQLKCLAEEMQAISKGLEKVVQELTASENDGPVCETFCWTLKEFLGFAESEVRSLALLYSSVGRNADALALYFGEDPARCPFEQGIVSTLLNFVRMFVRAHEENCKQLELEKTKAQKEAENEKLKVSTPTKKSEHLK; the protein is encoded by the exons ATGGGGTTGTTTAGGAAGCTCTTTTTTAGAAAGCCGCCTGATGGACTTTTGGAGATCTCTGAAAGGGTTTACG TTTTTGATTGCTGCTTTTCCACGGACATACGGGAAGAAAAGGAATATAGAGTCTATATTGAAAACATAGTGTGTAAACTCCGTGATCATTTTACTGATGCTTCATTCATGGTGTTCAATTTCCGAGAAGGAGAGTACCAAAGCCAAATTGCTAGCATATTGTCCGAGTACGATATGACCGTAATGGACTATCCTCGTCAATATGAAGGTTGCCCATTACTCACCACGGAGCTGATCCATCATTTCCTGAAATCAAGTGAAAACTGGTTCTCACTAGGGCAACAAAATATAATCTTAATGCATAGTGAACGAGGTGGGTTGCCAGTTTTGGCGTTTATGCTTACTGCTCTTTTACTAAATCGAAAGCAGTACTCCGGGGAGCAGAAAACATTAGAAATGATCTATAAGCAAGCACCTCGTGAGCTTTTGCATTTGACATCTTCCCTGAATCCACTACCCTCCCAACTAAGGTACCTCCAGTATGTCTCTCGGAGAAATGTGGACTCAGAATGGCCTCCATCAGATAAGGCACTTACATTGGACTGTATTATTCTAAGATGTATCCCTAATATGGATGGTGAGGGGGGCTGCCGTCCGATATTTAGGATATATGGACAGGATCCTTTTATGGCTGCTGATAGGACCCCCAAAGTTCTGTTCTCTACGCCAAAGAATAGTAAATTTGTTCAGTATTACAAACAA GCGGACTGTGAACTAGTTAAAATCAACATCCGTTGCCATGTTGTGGGTGATGTTGTGCTTGAATGTATTAGTTTGGATAGCAATCTGGAGCGGGAATTAATGGTGTTCAGGATCATGTTCAATACAGCCTTTATAAGATCAAACATTTTGATGCTTAACCGTGATGAAATTGACATCTTATGGAATACTAAGGACCAATTTCCAAAGGACTTCAATGCAGAG GTCATTTTCTCAGATATAGATGTTGCAACTTCTGCTATTTCAATTGATTTTCCGGGTTTTGAGGAGAAAAATGGCCTTTCCATTGATGATTTTgcaaaagttcaagaaattttcaGCAGAGTTGATTATACAGATGTAGCAAATATGCTACAAGAAAATTTGGAGACAGGTTGTCCCAAGAGTAGGGAAATAGCCAGTGTCTTGCATGACGATAAAGTCGAGGAGAAATCTAACTCGGAGGCACCAGCACACGTTACTACAAGTCCAACATCCGATGCTTTGGAGAAACAATCTATATGCTCTTTTCAATTATCAGATGCAAATTCAACTAGAACGAAGTTTGAACCAGAAGAAATCCAGGTTGTTCCTCAAATGGCTACACAGCATACACCCTCTGCTGTGCCTTCTTTAGATTCAAGCTCAACTGAAGGGAAAACCGAATCACAAGAACTTCAAGTTGCTCCACAAGAAGCAGAACTTACCAATTCAAGTAGAAGGAATGTTGAAATTCAAGAAATTCAAGTTTCTTCACAACAACCTGCACAATCTACATCGACTTTCACTCCTGTCCTGGATGTAAATTCAATCAGAAAGAAAACTGAACCCCAAGAACTTCAGGTTGCCGTGCAAAGGCCTGCACAACCTAAGATTATATCCCAGCGAGGACCTCAGTCTTCAATCTCTTCTCCAGTTTCATATTGCAATTCCTTGCCAGGTTCACCTGCTGCAATATCAAGATACCGTAGTCCACTTTCAGCACTTGGCATTACAGCTCTATTGCATGATCATGATGCATCTGAAAGTGAAGATCATAGTCATCCTGTGGCATCACCTTTATCTTTCTCATCAGTTTCAAGTCCTTTATCAAATACACCTAAGCATCTGCAACTTACTCGTGCAATTGCTTCACCTGGTCAGTCATCATTtgttcctcctcctcctcctccattGCCCTCTTTTTCAGGAGCATCTCCTGCTTATCAACCCTCTCCTTCTCTGGAGGTATCTCCTCCTTCAGTGAAGAGTTCATTCCAGTCTCCCCCCTATCCTCCCACTCCTCTACATTCCTTTTCTAGAGCATCTCCATCTCCCTTGGTTAAGAATTCACTTCAATCTCTTCCTCCCTCCTTGAGTGCATCTTTAGCTCCCAAAGTCGAGAACTTGTGCCAGTCTCCCCCTCCCCCACCACCACTCCCTCCATCCTCAGCTACATCTCCATCTTCTTCTGTAAAGAATTCGTTTTCAGCTCCCCCTCCCCCTCCCCCACTCCCTCCATTCTCAGCTATATCTCCATCTTCTACCGTAAATAATTCATCTTCAGCTTCCCCTCCTCCTCCACCACTCCCTAACGTGGCTTCCTCAACCACCTGCCCCAATTCATGTTCACCACAGATTCGGACATCTGGACCTCCTCCACCACCTGCACCTCCCCCACAGTCTGCATCTATCTCAGATACTACTAGTAAATCCTCAGTGCCACGGCCACCACCACCTCCTCCTCCTAGTCTTGCTGCGAAGGGTCCTTCATCAAATAACTCTGCTCATGTTCCACCTGTGCCACCTCCTCCAGCTCCTTGTGCCAAAGGATTATCTAAAGCAGGTGACACCTCTCCACAGTTACATTCAGTAAGCAATGGCAATATACCTTCAATTCCAGGACCACCTTCTGCTGCTCCTTTGAATTTGAAGGGACGGGCCATATCACGCATAGGTCCTAAAAGTCTGGCTCAACCTAGAAAAGCCAACTTGAAGCCATATCATTGGTTGAAGTTGACGAGGGCGATGCAAGGAAGCTTATGGGCTGAGGCACAAAAACCTGAAGAAGCTTCCAA GGCTCCGGAAATTGACATGTCAGAACTTGAGAGTCTTTTCTCTGCAGCCGCACCTAATTCAGATAATGGTAGCAGGGATGGGAAATCAAATCGAGGTGCTTCAGGCCGTAAACCTGAGAAAGTCCAGCTG ATTGAGCTTAGGCGGGCATATAATTGTGAAATCATGCTCACAAAAGTCAAAATTCCTTTGCCTGATTTGACG AGTTCGGTACTTACCTTGGATGATACAACATTAGATTCCGATCAGCTTGAGAACCTTATTAAGTTTTGTCCTACTAAAGAAGAGACTGAATTACTCAAG GGTTATAATGGAGATAAAGAGAAGTTGGGAAAATGTGAACAA TTTTTCCTAGAATTGATAAAAGTGCCACGAGTAGAGTCAAAGCTAAGAGTTTTCTTATTCAAGATACAATTTTCGTCCCAG GTTTCTGACCTTAGAAATGGTTTGAATATCATAAACTCTACAGCTGAAGAG GTGAGGAATTCGGTCAAATTGAAAAGGATCATGCAAACTATTCTTTATCTGGGAAATGCATTGAACAAGGGCACTGCAAGGG GTTCTGCTGTTGGTTTTCGATTGGATAGTCTCCTGAAACTCACTGAGACACGAGCTCGGAACAACAAGATGACTCTCATGCATTATCTTTGCAAG GTCCTGAATGAAAAGTCGCCAGAATTACTAGAATTTACGAAAGACCTTGTAACTTTGGAAGCTTCAACGAAG ATACAATTGAAATGTTTAGCAGAGGAGATGCAAGCCATTAGTAAAGGATTGGAGAAAGTTGTACAAGAACTGACTGCCTCAGAAAATGATGGGCCAGTGTGTGAAACATTTTGCTGG ACTTTAAAGGAGTTCCTTGGTTTTGCTGAAAGTGAAGTCAGGTCTTTGGCTTTGCTTTATTCTAGTGTG GGTAGAAATGCAGATGCCTTGGCTCTTTATTTTGGAGAAGATCCGGCACGGTGCCCATTTGAGCAAGGTA TTGTGTCCACTCTGCTCAATTTTGTGAGGATGTTTGTCCGAGCACACGAGGAAAACTGCAAGCAGCTTGAATTGGAAAAGACGAAAGCACAGAAAGAGGCAGAAAATGAGAAGCTGAAAGTTAGTACTCCGACAAAGAAGTCTGAACACTTGAAATGA